One Gemmatimonadota bacterium genomic window, ACGAAGTCCACATCCTCGCCCCAGGTTTCAGCGGCTACGCGCAAGCGCGGCTCGAGGGCGGCGCATACCTCGCACCAGGTCGCCCAGAACTGCACCAGGGCCGGCCCCTGGCCGATGTATTCCCCCAGGCTCACCGGATTACCTTCCAGGTCCTCCAGCAGAACCGCCTCCGGCACCTCCCCGATGGCGATGCCGACGTGCTGCGCCGCCGCCGGGCCCGCGCAGGCCGCGCCGAAGGCGACGCCGGCCGCCACCCGCCCCAACCAGGTCCTGGCGGCGCCGTTCACAGCGCGTAGCCCGCGCGCACCAGGTAGTACTCGGCAACGAGAAACATGATCAGCCCCGCAATGCGCTTGATCCGCACCATCCACGCGCCCGAGCGCGGCAGCCGGGACAGGGTCCCGGCGGACAGCCCTACGGCCACCAGGAGCGCCGTCATCCCGAGCGAGAACACGAACAGGTAGACGAAGCCCAACGTCGGGCTCCCGACGGTCCCCACCCAGGTCAGCACCGCGGCGAAAGCGGGTGCCCCACACGGGGCGGCGACCACGCCCGAGGTTGCCCCCAGCACGAAGACGGCCGGGATGGATCCACCTCCCAGCCCTCCCGCCCACGCCTCCAGCCTGCGCGGAGCCCGAACGGGAATCACATCCAACATTGCCAACCCGAACAGGATCAGCAGGTTCCCGGCGGCGAGGCTCGCCCACGGGCTCGCCGAAACCGTGCCGAAGATCGTCCCCGTGAGTCCCGCGATCAGGCCCATGGTGGCATACAGCAGCGCAAGGCCAAGGACGTAGGCGGCGGTGAGGGTGATGATCCGGCCCTTCGACCTGGCCTCGGTCTCGACCCCGGACAGCGCAGCAGCGGCGATGGGAATCATCGGATAGACGCAGGGCGTCAGGCTTGTCAGCACCCCCGCCGCGAACAGCAGGGGCATGGCCAGCAACGGACTGCCCTGGAGAGAATCCCCCAGCGGAACCTGCGTCAAGCCCGTCAGGAGGGCGGGCCCGGTCATCGTAAAAAGCTGCATGTGGCGTGGTTCGGGGTTGGTCGGCCCGTCCGGGGACCGCTACGTCCGGGGGGACCCTAGCGCGGGTCCGCGCTTCCAACAACCGGGCCGGGGAGGCCGACGTGCCGGAGCCCCATTCCAGTCTGGGCCGGGTGGGGCTCCCTTCTTCCCTCACCTGGAAACGAATGCGAGGCTTCAGCCACCGCGGTCGACGCCAGGGCTCCCGGCCCGCCGCGCCTGCGACGGCGCGGCGGGCCACAGGAAACGCCTACTCTCCCGCCGCGGTGATTTTTTCTACGGCGGTGTTGGTGTCCCAGAGGGCGTTGGCCATGAAGCGGAAGTTGGCCACGGCGCTCTGGTAGCCGTCGAGCTCGGGCAGCTTGGCCGCGGCGGTCGCGTCCTTGACCACCGCCACCTCGAAGCCCTGCTCGAGCAGCTCGCGCATGTGCGCCTCGGTGCACAGGTTCGCCGACATGCCGGCCAGGATCACCCGGTCGATGCCGCGCTTGCGCAGCTGGAGCACCAGGTCGTTGGTCTCCGGCCCGTACACCTTGTGCGGGCTCGTAATGACCGTCTCGCCGTCCTCCAGGTAGGGCTTGTATTGCTCCAGCCAGTCGGCGCCCGATCCCTCGAAGCCCTCCAGGCTCAGCGGGCTCACCCGATCGAACATGCCGATGTTGTGCATGAGCACTTCCAGCGCGCCGCCGAACTGCCAGCCGTGGTCGGTCGGGTAGTAGTAGTGCGGCGAGACGAACACCTGCATGCCCTGCTCTTTGGCGCTCGCGAGCAGGCGCTCGAGATTCTCCACCGTGTTGTTCTCCGTTACGCTCTCTCCCACCACGCCCCAGGTCACGCCTTCGGGGCTCAGGAAGTCGTTCTGCGGGTCGGTGATCACCAGCGCCGTGTTCTCGGTGTCCACCTCCATGCCGGGGTCCGGTAGCTGCGCCAACAGCCCCGCCGGTACCAGCACCAATACGGCGACCAGAAACGCGCCGGCGGCGATCGGTCGTTTGCTCATGCGTGT contains:
- a CDS encoding TlpA disulfide reductase family protein, encoding MNGAARTWLGRVAAGVAFGAACAGPAAAQHVGIAIGEVPEAVLLEDLEGNPVSLGEYIGQGPALVQFWATWCEVCAALEPRLRVAAETWGEDVDFVLVAVGVNQNPRRIRRYMSRHPLHGRVLWDGRGRATRAFMAPTTGFLVLLDREGRVVYTGVGEDQEFEPAIARVLKE
- a CDS encoding cytochrome c biogenesis protein CcdA, giving the protein MQLFTMTGPALLTGLTQVPLGDSLQGSPLLAMPLLFAAGVLTSLTPCVYPMIPIAAAALSGVETEARSKGRIITLTAAYVLGLALLYATMGLIAGLTGTIFGTVSASPWASLAAGNLLILFGLAMLDVIPVRAPRRLEAWAGGLGGGSIPAVFVLGATSGVVAAPCGAPAFAAVLTWVGTVGSPTLGFVYLFVFSLGMTALLVAVGLSAGTLSRLPRSGAWMVRIKRIAGLIMFLVAEYYLVRAGYAL
- a CDS encoding cysteine hydrolase; translation: MSKRPIAAGAFLVAVLVLVPAGLLAQLPDPGMEVDTENTALVITDPQNDFLSPEGVTWGVVGESVTENNTVENLERLLASAKEQGMQVFVSPHYYYPTDHGWQFGGALEVLMHNIGMFDRVSPLSLEGFEGSGADWLEQYKPYLEDGETVITSPHKVYGPETNDLVLQLRKRGIDRVILAGMSANLCTEAHMRELLEQGFEVAVVKDATAAAKLPELDGYQSAVANFRFMANALWDTNTAVEKITAAGE